Part of the Syntrophorhabdaceae bacterium genome is shown below.
CGATAAGCCGTACAGTGTTATGGAGGTGAAAAGATAGGTAAGAGACAAGAGAACGGTCATTTGGGCAAGACCTGGCCGAAAAAGGTTTGACAGGCGGCCCGTGGATGGTGGCGATGAACTAACGGGGATTCGAACAGGGCCAATTGGCGGCAGGACTCCCGCCACGCGACGGATCCGGGAGATCTCCCGTGAAATACCAAGAGCCGAATCAGCGGAACCTCTCATGAAGAAACGTGAAAAATGATGGGTCTTTCCGAAGAGAAAGTGTATGGACTCAGGTAGATAAAACCCTATAAAGGGCACTAAGACAAGAGGCAGGGCGCCAACGGCCAGCACAATCCTCCAGCCGAATACGGGGATCAGGGCCATTGAGACGAGAGCTGCGATAACCCATCCGAAGGTGTAGCTCCCTGCGGCGACGGTGAGGAGTCTTGCTCTCAAGTGTGGAGGGGCAAACTCGGAAACAATAGTTACCGCAAGAGGGAATATCCCGCCCACGCCGAGGCCTGTGAGAAATCGGAGGAGACAGAAGAGATTGAAGCCGGAGACATAATAACTGAGACCCGTAGAAACCGAGCACAAGATTGAGGTCCCAATAAGCATTTTCTTTCTTCCCAACCTATCCGCGGCAGCGCCAAAAAACAAGGATCCCAGCATGAAACCGGCAAAGCCCCAGGATACGAGGGTTCCCGCCTGCATGGGCGAAAGCGCCCATTCTTTGAGCAAAGAGGGGATTACAAATGCAACGATCTGCGTAGAGTATCCGGCGGAGAGGACTGCGAGACTTATAAGCAGGAGCAGAACTATATGAAAACGGCCGAACTGAAGACCATTTACCCACCCAAGGATATCCGTCCCTACCTCTTGAGGCTTGTCCTGATTCACATCGGCATTCACACGTTTCTCCCTTCTCGAAATAGTAAAACGGCAATGACCCTGACTTGCCCTCAACTCATTGTATCAATCTCGGAGTTGGTCTTTCCATAAGAAAGGACCCCTTAGAGCTTGACGAGGGAGGCATTATCGATAACTCCTCAATGAAAAGGATCAGTCCGGTCAAAGAACCCGAAGCTCCGAAGGTCCTACCGAAAAATCTGGTATACCATGATCCAGGAACTGTTTCAATGGATCGTTGAAAAGCCATGGTCACCAGTTCATGTCGGACACGGCTGGATTTGAGGGGCTTTTGTCATAATTTCTTCCGTGAGCAGCATCTATTCTCCTTGAAATTTGATCTTCTGTCTCAGTAGTTCAATCCTGAGCTCGATTTGGCGCTCTTTCTGCCTTCCTTTTTCTTCCATGAGCTGTTTCCATGATTCGAACCGTTCTTTTCTAAACTTCAAGGATTTGGCGCGGAGCCTAAGCCTTTTGGCTTTTAGCTCGATCTCCTTCCTCTTAAGTTCATGATTTTCTATTCTTTGCCTCAAACACTCACTGATAAGAAAATTGACGATCCTTTTGTAAAGGTCTGCTTTTCCGCGGTCTGTTTCATCTGGCTCATCGTCTGCGGGGTTATGGAGAATAGACTCCAAAGTGAAGGTGCCATCTTCATTGCTTCCGAGAGGTTTCTGCAGGCTTTCCTCCCGATATTTTTGCTCTAAGTACCGATTTATGGCCCTACGTTTGACCTTCTTCGCGATAGCTGTGACCTCATCCATGGCTTTGGGATTGGATTCGAGTATTTCTGGCCATGCCTCCTGTAAGCTGTCTTCATACCTCCCGAATAATGTGCGCAGATATCTGTTCACCTCGTTCTCGTCAAGTGTCATTGTACATTCCCCTTTTGATGTGTGCCAGTTCTTGGATGATTACATCGCCGAGGATTATAACCGACTTTTGCGATGGTTAGACGTTTAGATGACCGTGTCTCGATTTGGATATCTTAAGAAACGCAATTCCATTATAGTAGAAAAGAAATCGACCGTTGCGGGCAAGCATTCAGGCAGGGATGCCAAGGTGTGGGCTACGGCCAATAATCAATAATCGGTGCGGGTTGAAACCCAGACGACCTATGAGAGCTAAGGTCGATGTCCTCGGTAACAAACCATTTACAGATGGGTAATGTAACCGTACGGTTGCTTAACGATAGTATGAGTCCGGTATGAGTGAGTTTTACAACTGTAATGATCTCATTATGTTATGTCCATGAGACTCGGTTCAAAACCCCGTGCGCCTACCATTTTCGATTTGCTGGGGATTCCGAATTGTTTCCTGGTAAAGTCATTCCGTCTTGTTTCATTCTTTATTATCTTACCGAATAGTTCATCATATACGCGAGGCAATTTATTTTCGAATATGTTCACCGCTATTTCAGTATTTCCACCCTTACGGGCCACCCTGCCAATCAGGTTATTAAAACCTTCACCTTTTTTCGATAACAACAACGAGGTTCCCAAAAGAGAACTGAGAACAATTTCGAAGCAGGTTCTGTAATCAATTTTATCATGCTTCACGGCGGATCTTATGAATTGTTCAAAGATGGCCGCTATTAGGCCGGGGGCACAACTTGATAGCACTGTGTAGACAGCAAATTGATCTTCTTCGATCAGTTCAATCCGCCCTATTGTTTTCAGCAAATTGGCGATATATTTCTTGTCCTTTTCCAAAACGAGCCTATTGTGGCAGAGCAGTGAAGCGCCTTGAAAGACCTCGCACGTTAATGTTGGAATGAGTTTTGATATTTTGCCGTTGAACAGATGCTCCACGGACATTATCTCCAGGCCTCCGGAAATTATTACCAGATGTTTCGTATTATCCAGACTTGATAGGATTTCCTTCATAACCTGAATTACTTCGTGAGTATTTACGCAAATGAATATTATGTCTGCCTTACGAGCAACCTGAATATTGCTGGTCGTAACTGCCAGTGTTGGGAAATCAGCCTTTATCTTTCTCAATTTGCTTCTTGATCTGTTTGACACAACCAGGTCCTTTGCAAGAATTGGTTTACGAGTCAGGAGAGAGCGAACGAGCGCCTCTGCCATGTGACCAAAGCCTATGAATCCAATTTGTTTCATGCGCGCCTCTTCCCCTTTAACGACTTCTTATCCAACAATGTTCAATTCCTGGATTATTATCATACAGGGCGCTACAGAGAATGGCAATTGGAAATATAGGATTTGAAATCATGCATGTGCAGGGATTTGGACAAAATAAAGATTACGGTCAAAATTGGTTGCCTTATTGCTGGTCGGAAAATCGGTAATCACCCACGCCACACCGATCATGCATTGGTCATTTTAGGGATAATATCTTATATAACCCCTCAACTCCAGCTTTCAGTATCCGTTCTTTCTTAATCGAATTATCGCCAAATACGATCCGATCAACTAATGCTGCTATGAAATCAAGCGCGATAATTGCAACGGTATCTACCTCGCTCGATTTCAGCTTCTTGTTCCAGCGACGAAGATACTTCTTCACTTCTTTTATTGTTTCGTTATTTTGCTCGTTAATAACTTTTGCAACATCCGCATTCGAGTAATAGAGCGCTCTTAATTCCCGATTGAATTCTTTCGAATTTTCGTGGATCGCAATAATCCCTTGAATAAGGCCCCGTAACCATTTCTTCTCGTCTAGGCTGCCAATGTTAAGCATACTCATTGATCTTTCTCGCAAAAGAACGAACTGCTCATGGTACCTATCCAGGATCTCTAATAAAATCATCTCCTTGTCTTTAAAATACGAATAAAGACTTCCAATAGAAACACCTGCTTGCCTTGCTATCTCATTTGTCGTGGTTCTATGAAAACCGTTTGTACAGAAAAGATTGAAAGCTGCGTCAAGTATTTTTTTCTTCATGCTGATACTTCGAGTTTGCATTGGCGTGCGTATTGGCTGACCGTGTCCCATTACAGCTCTCTTACGAATATTCTAATGAATGAGGGATCTTTGTCAAGAGAATATGAGTGCATACTCACATTATTCTTGACATATATACTGACGTATTATAATATGAGCTAATACTCATATTTGATACGTGTAAACATATAAAAACTCAACAAAGGAGGACAGCATGATGGGAAAAGACGACAGCATTCGCCTGGGAAAGTTCGAATTCTTTGCGATGAATAACCCCCTCAGGGAATGGAGAATGAAACATAAGGAATTTCCTCTCATGACAAGAATGCTCCAGAATCATAGTATCGGTTTGACCGGCAAAGTAATTGTTGATATGGGATGCGGTTCCGGGTACAGTACAAGTCTTCTTGTCAAAGAATTTGACCCGTCACGAATAGTTGCGTTCGACATTATGCCGGAACAAATCAAACTTGCAAAAAGACGTCAACTAAATGTTGCTTTTCAAGTCGGTGACGCAACAGCTATCGATATGCCGGATGTGAGTTGTGATGCGGTTCTTGAATTTGCCATTTTGCACCATATCCCACGCTGGCGAAAAGCTCTTTCTGAAGCAGTCCGTATTCTTGTCCCCGGAGGGATAATGTTTATTGAGGAACCTCATAAGCTGTTTGAATGGGATGAATTTGAATCCGGTATTCTTAGCACCGGTCTGAGTATATTAGAAAGAAAGCAGTGGTATGGGGGCTATTTTAGGTTCTTCTTAACACGAAAGCTTTAGAAAGACCGAGAGGGGTCCTTATCCCTCGATCGCTGAGTGAAACCGCCCATATCCAAGTGATTACATTATAACCTCGAAGTAGACTGCACAGAGTCCCATAGGCGCAAGTGCCTGGTTACGTCTGGGTCTGTGAGAAATCATGTTCTTCTCTGCCGAATTCCTCTGGTGGCACAATCTGGCCCTCTGTACGGTGAGGGCCTGGAGATATTGATCGAGCTGTTTCTTTTGGCCTATCCAGAGACCGGCAACCTTTCTGTCCCCTTTCAAGCCGTAGTCGCTGTACAGGATTCTGAAGGCTGGTTCCGTTAGCCTCATGTAGCTGAGTATCTCCTTGAGTCCTATAAAAAGATCCGGATTGGCTTCAGCAGGCATGAATGCCCCTTTCCCAGAGGATGGAATGCTTACCGCACAAACCTTTCTGCCAGGCGCTTGTGGATAGATGTTATGGTGAGGAGATTTTCGCATGGGAAAAATGATCAAAAAGCAAAACACCTTGCTATTCGGGTCAAAACACCCCCCCCTATTTTTCTTGACAGGTTCTTCGAGGAGCAGGCCCTGCGCGACTGGCTGCAGTGTCGCCATATTAACACGAATTACTTGGTTCCGACCAACTTTCCTTTACTGAAGGCCCAGAAGTCACGGATAATCATTTCATAAGCCGCTTTTTCTCCTTCGGCTCTCTCTCGTTCTGCCACCTTCTCGCGATGGAAATTCTTGACCTCTTCCGGGAATGGAAGGTTTCCGAACTCCACCCAGCGGATTGCTCCTTTGCAGTCTTTGATTCCGATAACTTTATCTTTCACCTGCTTGTTGGGGCTAAACGAAGAGTCGATAACGCCGGCCTCGGCGCCCCTCAGGCATCCGACGGCAATGTCGCCATCTCCCATCTCAAGGAGTTTCTCCAATATGGACCGTATCTCCATCTCGGCGATTCTCTCTTCCTCGGCTATCCCCTCTATTTCGAATTCTATGTCCTGTCCCCTGACAACATTGAAGACCCAGTTAGCGAACTCATAGGTGACCGCATGGGACTCTTCGGTAGGGATGCCCAGAGCTTCGTCGATCGTTCTCACGTTAACCGATTCAGCTTTTCCGAGGGAACCCACAAATGCGGCGTATCCCGGAAAGGCGAAAGCCCCTCCCATATTCTGAGGCATGGGGAACAGAGGGGTCTGCGAGCAAAAATTACCCGGAATAATTACGTCAGTGTACCCGAACCTGTCCAAGTACTCTCTCATGAGACGGGGCTGTATTCTCAGCCATGCGAGATCCTGGGCCATGTTGCCCATGAAGTGTACGAGCGGGACAATACTCTTGACTCCCTGTTCAGCCGCCATCAAGGCTTCCGCGATCATCGTCGCCAGGTTTACCGTCATGGGCTGAACCCCGGTAACAATCCAGCCATGGAGGTCTGTGGTAATGACGGCGCCTTTTTGGGCATAATATCCCATAAGCCGCTGTACGTACATACTGGTCGCGATAACTTCCTCCAAAGTTGCATTCTTCTCGTAGGCGCCCCAAGAGATGAAGGGACCGGTCGACATGCCCGTCATTCCGGCGGCGAAGGCGATCTCGGCGCCCAAGGGTTGAGCCCTGTAGGACACCCGCGGGTCGAAGGCCCCTGTGTTGACGCTCTCTACCACCTGTCTCGTTTTTTTGACCCCGTGGTTAATAAGCGGATATCCGTTAAGCAGTCTCTTCCCCGTCTTCCTGGTTTCTTCCAGGGCATCCTCTATCTTCTTAAACTGGAGCAGACGAGTGTAACTGTCCGTGGTCACCGGGATATACGGAACTCCTGATCCCTCAAGTTTTCTGCAGAGACTTATTTCGTCCTCTATGAGGGCTGTTCCGGCCCGAGGGTAAACGACGGACCGTCCTTCGTCGCGGAGTTTTTGCGTGATCTTCATGAAGTTTTTCTTTTCAGGCAGGTTTAATTGATACG
Proteins encoded:
- a CDS encoding MFS transporter, producing MNADVNQDKPQEVGTDILGWVNGLQFGRFHIVLLLLISLAVLSAGYSTQIVAFVIPSLLKEWALSPMQAGTLVSWGFAGFMLGSLFFGAAADRLGRKKMLIGTSILCSVSTGLSYYVSGFNLFCLLRFLTGLGVGGIFPLAVTIVSEFAPPHLRARLLTVAAGSYTFGWVIAALVSMALIPVFGWRIVLAVGALPLVLVPFIGFYLPESIHFLFGKTHHFSRFFMRGSADSALGISREISRIRRVAGVLPPIGPVRIPVSSSPPSTGRLSNLFRPGLAQMTVLLSLTYLFTSITLYGLSSWLPSLMVKAGFSLTKSFSYSMAQGIGSCLGGVLLGYLIDIFGRKQGLVLTYFCGGISVLLFSILRSGSSLYVAGVATGVFVLAAPTVLLVVCGETFATNIRSTGVGLVQAMGKAGSILGPIIGGGLQVAGFSLRQFFVILALPCFVCMVFVFFYRTKKKGETLEAI
- a CDS encoding class I SAM-dependent methyltransferase; its protein translation is MMGKDDSIRLGKFEFFAMNNPLREWRMKHKEFPLMTRMLQNHSIGLTGKVIVDMGCGSGYSTSLLVKEFDPSRIVAFDIMPEQIKLAKRRQLNVAFQVGDATAIDMPDVSCDAVLEFAILHHIPRWRKALSEAVRILVPGGIMFIEEPHKLFEWDEFESGILSTGLSILERKQWYGGYFRFFLTRKL
- a CDS encoding NAD(P)-binding domain-containing protein; this translates as MKQIGFIGFGHMAEALVRSLLTRKPILAKDLVVSNRSRSKLRKIKADFPTLAVTTSNIQVARKADIIFICVNTHEVIQVMKEILSSLDNTKHLVIISGGLEIMSVEHLFNGKISKLIPTLTCEVFQGASLLCHNRLVLEKDKKYIANLLKTIGRIELIEEDQFAVYTVLSSCAPGLIAAIFEQFIRSAVKHDKIDYRTCFEIVLSSLLGTSLLLSKKGEGFNNLIGRVARKGGNTEIAVNIFENKLPRVYDELFGKIIKNETRRNDFTRKQFGIPSKSKMVGARGFEPSLMDIT
- a CDS encoding TetR/AcrR family transcriptional regulator, whose product is MKKKILDAAFNLFCTNGFHRTTTNEIARQAGVSIGSLYSYFKDKEMILLEILDRYHEQFVLLRERSMSMLNIGSLDEKKWLRGLIQGIIAIHENSKEFNRELRALYYSNADVAKVINEQNNETIKEVKKYLRRWNKKLKSSEVDTVAIIALDFIAALVDRIVFGDNSIKKERILKAGVEGLYKILSLK